In Deinococcus sp. Leaf326, a single genomic region encodes these proteins:
- a CDS encoding N-acetylmannosamine-6-phosphate 2-epimerase gives MTRPDVLERLRGQLVVSCQADVGSPLRDPGVIARLAQAAEQGGAAGLRVQGFADVEAVRAVSALPLIGLTKTDRPDTDVYITPTAEEGVRLARLGCEIVALDATLRPRPEPLAGMFAAVRGAGALVMADIGTLAEAQAALAAGADLVGTTLSGYTPDSPHQSTPDWALMDALCSAGLPFVAEGRLNTPADAAQALSRGAQFVVVGSAITRPDVITRWFVEALRS, from the coding sequence ATGACGCGCCCGGATGTGCTGGAACGTCTGCGCGGCCAGCTGGTCGTGTCCTGTCAGGCCGACGTGGGCAGTCCACTCCGTGATCCCGGCGTCATCGCGCGGCTGGCCCAGGCCGCCGAACAGGGCGGAGCCGCGGGGCTGCGGGTGCAGGGCTTCGCGGACGTGGAGGCGGTGCGTGCCGTATCTGCCCTTCCCCTGATCGGCCTGACCAAGACCGACCGCCCCGACACCGACGTGTACATCACCCCGACGGCGGAAGAAGGCGTGCGGTTGGCGCGGCTGGGCTGCGAGATCGTGGCCCTGGACGCCACGCTGCGCCCACGCCCCGAACCGCTCGCCGGGATGTTCGCGGCGGTGCGCGGGGCGGGCGCGCTCGTGATGGCCGACATCGGCACGCTGGCCGAGGCGCAGGCGGCCCTGGCCGCAGGAGCGGACCTCGTGGGCACCACCCTCAGCGGCTATACCCCGGACAGCCCCCATCAGAGCACCCCCGACTGGGCGCTGATGGACGCCCTGTGCAGCGCGGGCCTGCCATTCGTGGCCGAGGGCCGCCTGAATACCCCGGCCGATGCGGCGCAGGCCCTGAGCCGCGGCGCACAGTTCGTGGTGGTGGGGTCGGCCATCACGCGCCCAGACGTCATCACCCGCTGGTTCGTGGAGGCGCTGAGGAGCTAG
- a CDS encoding N-acetylglucosamine kinase, producing the protein MTLSSSPPLRLGLDAGGSGTQWSLRRGDQTVASGTASPLTAALLDLPAGAQALAELRAALPQPPAALHAGLPGLSAGSVRAAQVQQRLARALGLSPDRISVEGDLDLAYRAHLQPGAGVLVYAGTGSIAYHVGALGETLRAGGRGYRLGDEGGGASLGREALRRITDALDLGVRPTGPLADEIAAVTGGLDWDTLRAFVYGPPGASALARLAPTVARAAEAGDPAAQAIQTGAARALADLAQRVQTQLQAHGAAPLPVVATGGALRSPGLAAEMRRACPGVTIQWRDHAAVAAEYAARLLHGD; encoded by the coding sequence ATGACCCTTTCTTCTTCCCCTCCCCTGCGGCTGGGCCTGGACGCCGGCGGCAGCGGCACCCAGTGGTCGCTACGGCGTGGCGACCAGACTGTCGCTTCTGGAACCGCGTCTCCCCTCACCGCCGCGCTGCTGGACCTGCCTGCCGGCGCCCAGGCCCTCGCCGAGTTGCGTGCAGCGTTGCCCCAGCCGCCCGCCGCCCTGCACGCCGGACTGCCAGGCCTGAGTGCCGGATCGGTGCGGGCGGCTCAGGTTCAGCAGCGCCTTGCCCGGGCGCTGGGCCTCTCACCGGACCGGATCAGTGTCGAGGGAGACCTCGACCTCGCCTACCGCGCGCACCTGCAGCCCGGTGCGGGCGTACTCGTGTACGCCGGGACCGGCAGCATCGCCTACCACGTCGGCGCATTGGGCGAGACCCTGCGCGCGGGGGGACGGGGCTACCGGCTCGGGGACGAGGGCGGCGGAGCCAGCCTGGGCCGCGAGGCGCTGCGCCGAATCACGGACGCCCTGGACCTGGGCGTCCGGCCCACTGGTCCCCTGGCCGACGAGATCGCCGCCGTGACTGGTGGCCTGGACTGGGACACCCTGCGCGCCTTCGTGTACGGCCCACCGGGGGCGTCGGCCCTGGCACGGCTGGCTCCGACGGTGGCACGGGCCGCGGAGGCAGGCGACCCGGCTGCCCAGGCCATCCAGACCGGCGCCGCGCGGGCCCTCGCCGACCTTGCCCAGCGGGTGCAGACCCAGCTCCAGGCCCACGGCGCGGCGCCGCTGCCGGTCGTGGCGACAGGCGGCGCGCTGCGGTCACCTGGACTGGCGGCCGAGATGCGGCGGGCCTGTCCTGGCGTGACCATCCAGTGGCGTGACCATGCAGCGGTCGCCGCCGAATACGCCGCCCGCCTCCTGCACGGCGATTGA
- a CDS encoding FUSC family protein: protein MRRVTRRLPLVLKTAFAFDGAKWRPDTALRCTIGVAVPVLVGALSGNAALGVLASTGALNAGLASFTGVTRSRLRVMLISSVLMSLVTVLAIWAGQSTLATTLSVGVVSFLLVLYGAQGAAATTVAIQSTMTLIVLTGLRLPSDLALPGGGLVLAGGLLQVLLLTVAWPARPRQAERRAVALVYRRLEHWAETLPLEAHALLDATSLQEAWDLLNEARTHLREERGPERRQEHAELRQALRVAEGLRAALVGYVRADRALRLEGLEGERQAGALAAALLQALRQIEQGVKRGEVRSSAASRQALERAVADLSGPAGEELRPWAALILALLADLDRPPLPEALTAGKRSGALRPALGDWPRSASLRTLLGRHALKYALVLGLSVYVERRLNVPHGYWLPLTVGVVLRQDYVSTLTRGVARLGGTLAGVALGALVTALHPPHTALALLGVGAAFFTYALFPAGYAAFSGAITLYVLFSVAGSGLSEGQAAEQRLVFTLLGGAVALLTYLLWPSWQGPGARRVLRDAAEAQHRYLLAVQDLWKAAQDREESQAGAANQASQAREEARRLRMQAEALVRAVRIEPAWGQGAARARLERQRTEEALLRLHAGAARSLSLHAQALRPPRAQLPVLGEELAHAAAEAEALAGSLHDGPAGPAPE, encoded by the coding sequence ATGAGGCGCGTGACCCGCCGCCTGCCCCTGGTCCTCAAGACGGCCTTTGCTTTTGACGGCGCGAAGTGGCGTCCGGACACGGCGCTGCGCTGCACCATCGGGGTGGCAGTCCCGGTGCTGGTGGGTGCCCTGAGCGGCAACGCGGCCCTGGGGGTGCTCGCCTCGACCGGGGCGCTCAATGCGGGCCTAGCCTCCTTTACCGGCGTGACCCGCAGCCGCCTGCGCGTCATGCTGATTTCCAGCGTCCTCATGAGCCTGGTCACCGTGCTCGCCATCTGGGCGGGCCAGAGTACCCTCGCCACGACCCTGAGTGTCGGGGTGGTCAGCTTTTTGCTCGTGCTCTACGGCGCGCAGGGCGCGGCCGCGACGACCGTCGCCATTCAGTCCACCATGACCCTGATCGTGTTGACCGGATTGCGCCTGCCCAGCGACCTCGCGCTGCCGGGCGGAGGACTGGTGCTGGCTGGGGGGCTGTTGCAGGTGCTGCTGCTCACGGTGGCGTGGCCTGCGCGGCCCCGGCAGGCTGAGCGCCGGGCAGTCGCTCTCGTCTACCGCCGGCTGGAACACTGGGCCGAGACGCTGCCGCTCGAAGCGCACGCTCTGCTGGACGCCACCTCCCTGCAGGAGGCCTGGGACCTCCTGAACGAGGCGCGCACCCACCTCCGGGAGGAACGCGGCCCGGAGCGCCGGCAGGAACACGCGGAGCTGCGGCAGGCACTGCGGGTCGCCGAGGGCCTGCGCGCTGCGCTCGTGGGGTATGTTCGTGCCGACCGGGCCCTACGCCTCGAAGGCCTGGAAGGCGAGCGGCAGGCCGGAGCGCTGGCGGCCGCGCTCCTCCAAGCCCTGCGCCAGATCGAGCAGGGGGTCAAGCGGGGAGAGGTACGGTCCTCGGCTGCCTCCCGGCAAGCGCTGGAGCGGGCAGTCGCAGACCTGAGCGGGCCGGCCGGGGAAGAGCTGCGGCCCTGGGCGGCCCTCATCCTGGCACTGCTCGCCGACCTCGACCGTCCGCCCCTGCCCGAGGCGCTGACCGCGGGGAAGAGGAGCGGCGCCCTCCGCCCAGCTCTGGGTGACTGGCCGCGCAGCGCCTCGCTGCGGACCCTGTTGGGCCGCCACGCCCTGAAGTACGCTCTCGTGCTGGGTCTCAGCGTGTACGTCGAGCGCCGGCTGAACGTACCGCACGGCTACTGGTTGCCCCTTACCGTGGGTGTGGTGCTGCGCCAGGACTACGTCTCGACCCTTACGCGCGGCGTGGCCCGCCTGGGCGGCACGCTGGCCGGAGTGGCGCTCGGCGCGCTGGTCACGGCGCTTCACCCGCCGCACACGGCGCTGGCCCTGCTGGGGGTGGGGGCGGCCTTCTTCACCTACGCGCTGTTTCCGGCCGGGTACGCGGCTTTCTCGGGGGCCATCACCCTGTACGTCCTGTTCTCGGTGGCGGGGTCGGGGCTGTCGGAAGGGCAGGCAGCCGAACAGCGGCTCGTCTTCACGCTCTTGGGCGGCGCGGTGGCTCTCCTAACCTACCTGCTGTGGCCGAGCTGGCAGGGGCCGGGAGCACGCCGGGTCCTGCGCGACGCCGCCGAGGCCCAGCACCGGTATCTGCTGGCCGTGCAGGATCTGTGGAAGGCGGCACAGGACCGGGAAGAGTCACAGGCCGGAGCCGCCAACCAAGCCAGTCAGGCGCGCGAGGAAGCGCGGCGGCTGCGCATGCAGGCCGAGGCGCTGGTGCGCGCGGTCCGGATTGAGCCGGCCTGGGGTCAGGGCGCGGCCCGCGCGCGGTTGGAGCGTCAGAGGACCGAGGAGGCGCTGCTGCGGCTACACGCCGGCGCGGCCCGCAGTCTGTCGTTGCACGCCCAGGCCCTGCGGCCGCCCAGAGCGCAGCTTCCGGTCCTGGGAGAAGAACTCGCGCACGCCGCCGCCGAAGCAGAAGCGTTGGCCGGCAGCTTGCATGACGGACCCGCCGGGCCGGCCCCCGAATGA
- the katA gene encoding catalase, protein MTDHHNADQDPTGTAVQGVGNATDTRRAEGEDAQTLTTRQGHPVTNNQNSRTVGSRGPMTLENYQFIEKISHFDRERIPERVVHARGAGAHGVFETYGSVGDEPVEKYTRAKLFQGKGKQTPVFVRFSTVGHGTHSPETLRDPRGFAVKFYTEDGNWDLVGNNLKVFFIRDALKFPDLIHSQKPSPTTNIQSAERIFDFFAGTPEATHMITLLYSPWGIPASYRFMQGSGVNTYKWVNGQGEGVLVKYHWEPVQGIRNLLQAEADQVQATNFNHASQDLHAAIERGEYPQWELLVQIMEDGEHPELDFDPLDDTKIWPREQFPWRPVGMMTLNRNPENVFAETEQAAFGTGVLVDGLDFSDDKMLQGRTFSYSDTQRYRVGANYLQLPINAPKKHVATNQRDGQMAYRVDTFSGQDARVNYEPSVLSGPQEAPRRAPDHTPHVEGHLVRASIERTNDFGQAGDQYRRFEEWERDELVANLAGALSECDPRIQTKMLGYFRAADADYGRRVEEALKQKTDGQSSQPTQTPATLGHEAKSY, encoded by the coding sequence ATGACTGACCACCACAACGCAGACCAGGACCCCACCGGCACCGCCGTGCAGGGCGTCGGCAACGCGACCGATACCCGCCGCGCCGAGGGCGAGGATGCCCAGACCCTGACCACCCGCCAGGGCCACCCCGTCACCAACAACCAGAACAGCCGGACCGTGGGCAGCCGCGGCCCGATGACCCTGGAAAACTACCAGTTCATCGAAAAGATCTCGCACTTCGACCGCGAGCGCATCCCCGAGCGGGTGGTCCACGCGCGCGGCGCCGGAGCCCACGGGGTGTTCGAGACCTACGGCAGCGTGGGCGACGAGCCGGTAGAAAAGTACACCCGCGCCAAGCTGTTTCAGGGCAAGGGCAAGCAGACCCCCGTGTTCGTGCGGTTCTCGACCGTGGGCCACGGCACGCACTCGCCCGAGACGCTGCGCGACCCGCGCGGCTTCGCTGTCAAGTTCTACACCGAGGACGGCAACTGGGACCTCGTCGGCAACAACCTCAAGGTGTTCTTCATCCGCGACGCGCTGAAGTTCCCCGACCTGATCCACTCGCAGAAGCCCAGCCCGACCACCAACATCCAGAGTGCCGAGCGCATCTTCGACTTCTTCGCCGGAACGCCTGAGGCGACCCACATGATTACCCTGCTGTACTCGCCGTGGGGCATTCCCGCCTCCTACCGCTTCATGCAGGGCAGCGGCGTGAACACCTACAAGTGGGTCAACGGGCAGGGCGAGGGCGTGCTGGTCAAGTACCACTGGGAGCCGGTGCAGGGCATCCGCAACCTGCTCCAGGCCGAAGCCGACCAGGTCCAGGCGACCAACTTCAACCACGCCTCCCAGGACCTGCACGCCGCCATTGAGCGCGGCGAGTATCCCCAGTGGGAACTGCTCGTGCAGATCATGGAAGACGGTGAGCACCCCGAGCTCGATTTCGATCCGCTCGATGACACCAAGATCTGGCCCCGTGAACAGTTCCCGTGGCGCCCGGTCGGCATGATGACCCTGAACCGCAACCCCGAGAACGTGTTCGCGGAGACCGAGCAGGCTGCCTTCGGCACCGGCGTTCTCGTGGACGGGCTGGACTTCAGCGATGACAAGATGCTCCAGGGACGCACCTTCAGCTATTCCGACACGCAGCGCTACCGCGTGGGCGCCAACTACCTTCAACTGCCCATCAACGCGCCGAAAAAGCACGTGGCGACCAACCAGCGCGACGGGCAGATGGCTTACCGGGTCGATACCTTCAGCGGCCAGGACGCCCGTGTGAACTACGAACCGAGCGTTCTGAGCGGCCCCCAGGAAGCCCCACGCCGCGCGCCGGACCATACCCCCCACGTGGAGGGCCATCTCGTGCGGGCAAGCATTGAGCGGACCAACGACTTCGGCCAGGCGGGCGACCAGTACCGCCGCTTCGAGGAATGGGAGCGGGACGAACTCGTCGCCAACCTCGCTGGCGCCCTGAGCGAATGCGATCCGCGCATCCAGACCAAGATGCTCGGATACTTCCGGGCGGCTGACGCCGACTACGGCCGCCGCGTGGAAGAAGCCCTGAAGCAGAAGACCGACGGCCAGTCGTCTCAGCCTACCCAGACACCGGCGACGCTTGGTCACGAGGCAAAGTCTTACTGA
- a CDS encoding Fur family transcriptional regulator, whose translation MTTDLARHLERSGLRVTQPRLTLLEFFAGTEGHFTPEEISERLRASGHPLSIATLYQNLRTFSERGLIGEMTGPGGEARYDTNLTPHSHLVCLRCGRMVDIMLDLPDLSPVAQAWGWAVTRARVDLQGLCPACQPGSDEVG comes from the coding sequence ATGACCACCGACCTTGCCCGCCACCTCGAACGCAGTGGCCTGCGCGTGACGCAGCCACGTCTCACGCTGCTGGAATTTTTCGCCGGAACCGAGGGCCACTTCACGCCCGAGGAAATCTCCGAGCGGCTGCGGGCCTCGGGGCACCCCCTGAGCATCGCCACGCTGTACCAGAACCTGCGGACCTTCAGCGAACGCGGCCTGATTGGCGAGATGACTGGCCCCGGTGGGGAGGCGCGTTACGACACCAACCTGACCCCGCACTCGCACCTGGTGTGCCTGCGCTGCGGCCGGATGGTGGACATCATGCTCGACCTGCCTGACCTCAGTCCGGTCGCCCAGGCGTGGGGCTGGGCAGTCACGCGGGCCAGGGTGGACCTTCAGGGTTTGTGTCCCGCGTGCCAGCCGGGAAGCGACGAGGTGGGCTGA
- the nhaA gene encoding Na+/H+ antiporter NhaA, with protein MSSVPPPAPRAGSPEPGRPLTLPPGPSPFSQFVRSQSFAGLLLFASAALAFGLANSPLAEGYEALRHEHLSVLVGRQGLDLSLEHWVNDGLMAIFFLLVGLEIKRELLVGELANPRRAALAVAGALGGMAVPALLYALLNLGGPGLRGWGIPMATDIAFSLGILALLGPRVPVGLKVFLTALAIVDDLGAVVVIALFYTSELDLPAMLAAALTWGALLVLGRLGVRRLGVYAALGVVLWLLVLQSGLHATIAGVLLALAVPLRRAAPLAVSLPGALVADADNERLGMHLQRAEAALERAQSPLHRLEHLLHPYVTYAVLPLFAFMNAGVAIGGATLGTVTLGVVAGLVLGKPLGVLGGAWLAVRAGLAVLPAGVNWSLLAGAGMLAGIGFTVSLFVANLAFADAALLTGAKLGVLIGTLCSGVLGVTWLLLKTRRAP; from the coding sequence ATGTCTTCTGTTCCCCCTCCGGCCCCGCGGGCCGGCTCCCCCGAGCCCGGTCGGCCCCTGACGTTGCCGCCTGGGCCCAGCCCGTTTTCCCAGTTCGTGCGCAGCCAGTCCTTCGCAGGGCTGCTGCTGTTCGCGTCCGCCGCGCTGGCCTTCGGGCTGGCCAATTCCCCGCTGGCGGAGGGGTACGAGGCGTTGCGTCACGAGCACCTCTCCGTCTTGGTCGGCCGCCAGGGCCTGGACCTGAGTCTGGAACACTGGGTCAACGACGGCCTGATGGCGATTTTCTTTCTGCTGGTTGGCCTGGAGATCAAACGCGAGCTCCTCGTCGGAGAACTGGCCAACCCACGCCGGGCGGCCCTGGCCGTGGCGGGCGCCCTGGGGGGCATGGCCGTGCCGGCGCTGCTGTACGCCCTCCTGAATCTGGGGGGGCCAGGCCTGCGCGGCTGGGGCATTCCGATGGCGACCGACATCGCTTTCTCGCTGGGCATTCTGGCGCTGCTGGGCCCGCGCGTGCCGGTGGGCCTCAAGGTCTTCCTAACGGCGCTGGCGATCGTGGACGACCTGGGAGCCGTCGTTGTGATTGCGCTGTTCTATACCAGCGAACTTGACCTGCCCGCCATGCTGGCCGCCGCGCTGACCTGGGGCGCGCTGCTCGTGCTGGGCCGGCTGGGCGTGCGGCGGTTGGGGGTATACGCTGCGCTGGGAGTCGTGCTGTGGCTCCTCGTCCTCCAGTCGGGCCTGCATGCCACCATCGCCGGGGTCCTGCTGGCCCTGGCAGTGCCGCTGCGCCGGGCCGCGCCGCTCGCGGTGTCGTTGCCGGGCGCGCTGGTGGCCGACGCCGACAACGAGCGCCTGGGCATGCACCTCCAGCGGGCCGAGGCTGCCCTGGAGCGCGCGCAGAGCCCGCTGCACCGCCTCGAACACCTGCTGCACCCCTACGTGACCTACGCCGTCCTGCCGCTGTTCGCCTTTATGAATGCGGGGGTGGCGATCGGCGGGGCCACGCTGGGCACGGTCACGCTGGGCGTGGTGGCTGGGCTCGTGCTGGGCAAGCCGCTGGGCGTGCTGGGCGGCGCGTGGCTGGCGGTGCGCGCCGGGCTGGCCGTGCTGCCGGCCGGCGTGAACTGGTCGCTGCTGGCCGGCGCGGGGATGCTGGCAGGAATAGGCTTCACGGTGTCGCTGTTCGTCGCCAACCTCGCCTTCGCCGATGCCGCGCTCCTGACCGGGGCCAAGCTCGGTGTCCTGATCGGCACGCTGTGTTCGGGGGTCCTGGGTGTGACCTGGCTGCTTCTCAAGACTCGGCGCGCGCCCTGA
- a CDS encoding glycoside hydrolase family 43 protein, with the protein MLKWSVSLLLSLPLAACGQPATVAPTAGQTAPTALLTPQAQTSIRNADPSVLRAGSTYYSVESDGNNIYTRAAGSVDGLAAAPRVLIWAGARNLPNVWAPEIVREPVDGRYYIYFAAGDGGGGQRMYMSSSASPGSGYSDPQRMALPDDRWAIDGTAFTFGGARWFVWSGWAGTTNGEQNLYIARMNTPTSTTGGRFIISQPREGWEQADPSPPTRVNEAPEPVVDPGGQLHIVYSANGSWAANYCLADLRLSSGDPTNVWAWYKSNGCLFGSNGNLMMSGWDPTLNVNGPGHHSFVLLNGDVSTSPPSGSRFPMMFHAVPKSLNYTWGNRSWYSGTFMWWGNTAYTRGPGNGPTSNTGWSLKFFE; encoded by the coding sequence ATGCTGAAGTGGAGTGTTTCCCTCCTGCTCTCTCTTCCCCTCGCTGCCTGTGGCCAGCCCGCCACGGTCGCGCCCACCGCCGGTCAGACCGCACCGACCGCGCTGCTCACCCCCCAGGCCCAGACCAGCATCCGCAACGCCGACCCCAGCGTGCTGCGGGCAGGGTCCACCTACTACTCGGTCGAGTCGGACGGCAACAACATCTACACCCGCGCCGCCGGCAGCGTGGACGGCCTGGCCGCGGCGCCGCGCGTGCTCATCTGGGCGGGTGCTAGAAATCTGCCCAACGTGTGGGCGCCGGAAATCGTGCGCGAGCCGGTCGACGGGCGCTACTACATCTACTTTGCGGCCGGGGACGGGGGCGGCGGGCAGCGCATGTACATGTCGTCCTCGGCCAGCCCGGGCAGCGGCTACAGCGACCCGCAGCGCATGGCCCTGCCCGACGACCGCTGGGCCATTGACGGCACGGCCTTCACCTTCGGGGGCGCGCGCTGGTTCGTGTGGTCCGGCTGGGCGGGCACCACCAACGGCGAGCAGAACCTCTACATCGCCCGCATGAACACCCCGACCTCGACGACCGGGGGGCGCTTCATCATCTCGCAGCCGCGCGAGGGCTGGGAGCAGGCCGACCCCTCGCCGCCCACCCGCGTCAACGAGGCGCCCGAGCCGGTCGTAGACCCAGGCGGACAGCTGCACATCGTGTATTCGGCCAACGGCAGCTGGGCGGCGAACTACTGCCTCGCCGACCTGCGCCTGAGCAGCGGCGACCCGACCAACGTGTGGGCGTGGTACAAGTCCAATGGCTGCCTGTTCGGCTCCAACGGCAACCTGATGATGAGCGGCTGGGACCCTACACTGAACGTCAATGGGCCGGGGCACCACAGTTTCGTGCTGCTGAACGGCGACGTCTCGACCAGCCCGCCCTCGGGTTCGCGCTTTCCCATGATGTTCCATGCCGTGCCCAAATCCCTGAACTACACCTGGGGCAACCGCTCGTGGTACAGCGGCACGTTCATGTGGTGGGGCAACACGGCCTACACGCGCGGCCCCGGCAACGGCCCGACGAGCAACACCGGCTGGAGCCTGAAGTTCTTCGAGTAG
- a CDS encoding glycoside hydrolase family 43 protein, giving the protein MSDAVAADLLPTGPLHEAYFADPFVLKHEGRYYAYGTGGMVDGRAFAVLTSADLREWQACGGALEPISDEPRDYWAPEVAYAGGRFYMYYSVGIGDQGHHLRVAVADGPAGPFHDLGLNLTPDEPFAIDPHPFRASSGEWFLYFARDDLSGERPGTVLCVAPLHGMTRLGEVRTVLRASGDWQRYQSGRAMYGGVHDWHTLEGAFVLERGGKFHLLYSGGAWTGEGYGVGHAVADHPLGPFHEPQQAATVLRTGDGLTGPGHASVTQREGEDILVFHAWNPEHTKRQLHAAPLDWSGGAPQVRRP; this is encoded by the coding sequence ATGAGCGACGCCGTGGCTGCCGACCTCTTGCCGACCGGGCCGCTGCACGAAGCCTACTTCGCTGACCCCTTCGTGCTCAAACACGAGGGCCGCTACTACGCCTACGGCACGGGCGGGATGGTGGACGGGCGGGCCTTCGCGGTCCTGACCTCGGCCGACCTGCGCGAGTGGCAGGCCTGCGGCGGGGCACTGGAACCCATCAGCGACGAGCCGCGCGACTACTGGGCGCCGGAAGTGGCCTACGCCGGCGGCCGGTTCTACATGTACTACTCGGTAGGCATTGGGGACCAGGGCCACCACCTGCGCGTCGCGGTGGCCGACGGGCCGGCTGGGCCTTTTCATGACCTGGGCCTGAACCTCACGCCGGACGAGCCCTTCGCCATCGACCCGCACCCCTTCCGGGCCAGCAGCGGCGAGTGGTTCCTGTACTTCGCGCGCGACGACCTGAGCGGCGAGCGCCCCGGCACCGTGCTGTGCGTGGCCCCGCTGCACGGCATGACCCGGCTGGGCGAGGTGCGCACCGTGCTGCGGGCCAGTGGCGACTGGCAGCGCTATCAGTCGGGGCGGGCGATGTACGGCGGCGTCCACGACTGGCACACCCTGGAGGGCGCCTTCGTGCTGGAGCGCGGCGGGAAGTTCCACCTGCTGTACTCGGGCGGCGCCTGGACCGGCGAGGGCTACGGCGTGGGCCACGCGGTCGCCGACCATCCGCTAGGCCCCTTCCACGAGCCGCAACAGGCCGCGACCGTGCTGCGGACCGGCGACGGCCTCACCGGCCCCGGTCACGCCAGCGTGACGCAGCGGGAAGGCGAGGACATCCTGGTGTTCCACGCCTGGAATCCCGAGCACACCAAACGGCAGCTCCACGCCGCGCCGCTGGACTGGTCCGGGGGCGCGCCCCAGGTCCGGCGCCCCTGA
- a CDS encoding glycoside hydrolase family 43 protein: protein MLKCAPALLALAAALPLLTSGAGGGPAPARTFTNPVVDANFPDPFILRSGATYHAYATNGTGGNVPHMISRDLVNWERAGDAMPTLPAWARPGLTWAPEVAKLRGQHVLYFTARDRASDRQCIGAAVSASPAGPFRGVGNGPLVCQVAEGGSIDASPFIDTDGRAYLLWKNDGNCCNLATHLYVQPLSADGLKLTGKATALIQNFALWEGNVIEAPTLYRRGDFYYLLYSAGPFDSDLYAVGYAVARKVTGPYSKAAENPILVSKGEVAGPGHQSVVTDAAGQTWLAYHAWTGGQIGDDKGYRSMRLDRISFRDGAVKVQGPTLTPQPAPAVAP, encoded by the coding sequence ATGCTCAAGTGTGCCCCGGCCCTGCTGGCCCTGGCCGCCGCCCTGCCCCTGCTCACCTCGGGGGCCGGGGGTGGTCCGGCGCCGGCCCGGACCTTCACCAACCCGGTCGTGGACGCCAATTTTCCCGACCCGTTCATTCTGCGTAGCGGCGCGACCTACCACGCCTACGCCACCAACGGCACGGGGGGCAACGTGCCGCACATGATCAGCCGTGACCTCGTGAACTGGGAGCGGGCGGGCGACGCGATGCCCACCCTGCCCGCCTGGGCACGGCCGGGGCTGACCTGGGCGCCCGAGGTGGCGAAACTGCGCGGTCAGCACGTGCTGTACTTCACCGCCCGCGACCGCGCCAGCGACCGCCAGTGCATCGGGGCCGCCGTCTCGGCCTCGCCCGCCGGGCCGTTCCGGGGGGTGGGGAATGGGCCGCTCGTGTGTCAGGTGGCCGAGGGGGGCAGCATTGACGCCAGCCCCTTTATTGATACGGACGGCCGAGCCTACCTCCTCTGGAAGAACGACGGCAACTGCTGTAACCTCGCCACGCACCTCTATGTGCAGCCATTGAGCGCCGACGGCCTCAAATTGACCGGCAAGGCGACCGCCCTCATCCAGAATTTCGCGCTGTGGGAGGGCAACGTCATCGAGGCCCCGACGCTGTACCGGCGCGGCGACTTCTACTACCTGCTGTACTCGGCCGGGCCCTTCGACTCGGACCTGTACGCGGTGGGCTACGCGGTTGCCCGCAAGGTCACGGGGCCATATAGCAAAGCCGCCGAGAATCCGATTCTGGTCTCGAAAGGCGAAGTGGCCGGGCCGGGGCACCAGAGCGTCGTGACCGACGCGGCCGGGCAGACCTGGCTGGCCTACCATGCCTGGACCGGGGGCCAGATCGGCGACGATAAGGGCTACCGCAGCATGCGGCTCGACCGGATCTCCTTCCGGGACGGCGCCGTGAAGGTGCAGGGCCCGACCCTGACGCCCCAGCCTGCCCCGGCGGTGGCTCCATGA